The Hujiaoplasma nucleasis DNA window TGGAATTGACGTTTCAGTATCTCTACCTAAAAACAATGTCACAAAATCATTTTTAATCTTAATGACTTCAGCAATAATCATTTCGCCAACACGTGACTCAAAATACTCATAGTTTTTATCTCTCTCTAATTGTTTTAAACCTTGAGTCAACATTTGTTTGGCAGTTGAAGCTGCTAAACGACCAAAATTCTTTGGCGTGATTTTTTCTTTAATGATATCTCCCACTTTAGCATTCTTCTTGATTTCTCTTGCTTGTTCTAAAGTGATTTCATGTCCTGGTTCACTATTCGGATCTATTTCATCCACAACGATAGATTTAGAAACGATATCAATTTCCGCTTTTTCTGAGTTAAAAATAACTTCAGCGTTATTTTTACCCCCATAAGCTTTTTCATAAGCTTTGATAAGCCCGTCTCCGAAGATCTTTAAAATCTCTTCTTGACTTACGTTTTTTTCAATGGCTAAATTTTCTAATGCTTTAAAAAAATCTTTACTAATCATTTTCTTCTCCTAAAATCAATGGCTAATCTTATTAGATTAACATCTATATAATTTACTTTTACTTTTTTGTTTTTAATCGATAAGGTTAAGGTATCTCCATCAAAAGCTATTAAGTCACCTTCAAAATTTTGAGTAAAGGTTTCAACATAAACCAAATGATTTATGGCGTGTTTAATCGCTTCAGCTGTTCTTAGTTCCCTTTCAGCCCCTGGAGATGATACTTCCATCATATACTCACCTTCTATAGGGTCTAATTCATCGATGAAGGGATTTAATTCTTGAGTTGCTAAAACAACATCATCCATATTGACGCCTTCAGTTATATCGATATAAATTCTTAAAATAGTCTCTTTTCTTTCCTTTACTATTTCCAAATCATATAGATCAAAACCAATGTTTTCTAAAAAAGATTTAACCTTTTCTTTAATTTCTTGAACCTGCATCCTATCACCTCACTAAAAAATTCCAATAAAAATGAGAGGGGATGACCCTCTCACTTTACCTTATGCTAAAAACATTATATCACAGGGCCTATGTAAAATCAAGAATATTATACCTTGGTTTTAACATTTATAACGATGTCTTGATAGTCTGGGTGTTTCTTAAACCAAGAAATGGCATATGGGCATTTTGCGACAATTTTTAAGTCTTGGCTTTTGATAAACTGATAGGCTCTCAACATCAACTCTGAAGCTACCCCTTGTCCTCTTAGCTCAGGAACGACAAAGACATGGGTAATATCCACTCTAGATTGATCTCGAGCTGGAAATAAGACTTCAGCCAATAAAATCATGTTATCATCCACAGAGTATATTCTATTATCATCATATAAATAATCCATCAACGATTACCTCCTAGTTCATACATTAAAATACTGCCTGCCACAGCTACATTTAATGATTCCACTTTTTTCATTTTTAATTTAATCACTGAATCGGCTTTATTGATAATTTCAGGGTCAACTCCTTGTCCTTCATTACCTAAAATTAATCCGAATTCTTCATGATGTTTTTTTTCAAATTGGCCTTGGGCAGATAAATCAGTTGCATAATAATGTATAGGATGTTTATCCATGAAATCTATGATGTTATCTTCAATGATATTTATCTTAAATAAGGCCCCTTGGGTAGATCTTATGACCTTAGGATTATAGACATCCACACAATGATCGACCACAAGACTTTCAAAGCCAAAAGCAAGGGCAGATCGAATCAGTGTTCCCATATTTCCGGGATCTTGAATACCATCACACAAAAGAACCTGTTTTGAAATATGACTTTCTTGGGGAAAGTGACAGACACCTATTAGTCCTTGAGGACTTGAAACATCTGATAACTTTTGAATAATCTCTTCAGTTACTAAATAACTTTCTATCTCATAAGGCAAATCTTGCCCTAGATGAAAAACTATCTCTAAAAGACCCGCTTCATAAGCTTCCTTAATAAGGTGTTCCCCCTCTATTAAGAATTTACGCTTATCTTGCCGGTATTTTTTTTGTTTTAGCTTGGCTGTTTCAATAATTAACTGGTTTTTAATAGAAGTAATCTCTTTGATAAAAACACCCCTTTACTCTACTTGACTAGAATCATCACCCTGATTAACTTCTTGATTAAATACAATGGATGACGTTCTATTAAAATCATTCAACATATCAAATTCATTAATTTCATTGTATGAAATTGTATAGATTTTGTCATTGATAAATATAGCTTTTTCGATATAACCATAATAATTGCTTGGTGTATTCCTTAAAATACTTACCTGACTTAAATGATTCATTTCATCAACCTGATATAAGTAAATCGCTTGATAATACTGACCATATCCATAAGAATAAGCATAAACAGGTATAGCAAACAATAAAGAATTATTCCATTCATACTCTACAAATAATTTATGATCATAGGTGACTGGAGAATATGAATATTCACCTTCAACCAACAAAGTTTCTAAAGTTATAGGTTGGTCACCTGATGTATCATATAAGGCGACTTTTACGCCCGTAAAAATAGTAAATCCATTTGAATTATCCGCTTGACGCCCAATACCTATCATTAAATCGTCATTGATAGGGTGTAAATAATCACTCACACCTTCTTCGTATAATTCACCTAGAATCACCGGATGATAAGGGTCAGATAAATCAATCTTATATAAAGGATCTGTATTAACAAAGGTCACCACATAAGCAATATCTTGACTCATTCTTACTGCATATATACGTTCATTTGGTTTTCCCAATCCTCTTAAAACAGAAATAATACTTAGTTCATTATCTGTCGCATCTAACAAATAGAGTTGATTGGTTAATTCTACACCTTCTTGACTATAAATATAATCTGTTGTAGCTAATCTTAAAATTCCTTCATACTCATCAAAAGAAAACTGATTTAAAGTCCATCCATCGATCTGATTTGCTGCTTGGAATACAAGCTTACCTTCTACAATTTTAAACCTTGAAATACTGGTGTATTGTCTATAATTTTCATCTTCTTCACTGTAATGATAGACATGGCCAGAAATATATAGGTTTTCTTGATTCATATAAACCTCATAAGCGTAGGTTAAATAAGCATTTAAATCAATACTTACTTCTTGATTTACATTAAAAGAAGCAACCATTAAATAAGATGAGACTTGATCAGAATCAGGATAATAAAAGATATCTTCATAAGTTAAATTAATAAAGTCATCACCTAAAAGAGAATCCTTGTAAGAAGGTGTGACTATTTCTTCATCATACCACCAATGATAAGAAGACATCATAATAAAGAAATCGCCTTCAATCATTCGACTATCCACCAAATAAGTGTTCTTAAACTCGAATTGTCTTTCCACTTGAATATTTGACTTATCACTAACATCCAGAACATCAATTCGTAAGTTTGAAGATCCCCACCACCAATAATAAGGAGTGACTTGATCATCATCAGTCATTCTTTGGTATTGGTCGTATAAGACAATTAATTTATCCTCATACAAATAGATACCATGGTAATAAGCATAAGCATAATATTGGTCTGTTTCATCTATTAAAGAATCTTCATAGACTAGACTCATTGATTCTACATCAACAATCCTTAAATCTTGGTTCTTGGCCATATATATGTAATTCCCGTCAGTAATGATGGTATCCATTTCAGAAACTCCGCTCACTTGAACATTGGTTTCAGAATGCCTTTCTTGGTCTTCTTCATTGGTGTCATCCAAACCGGCTTCTGGTGTTAAGATATTATCTCCACCATAATATTGAGTCTTTTGCGCCAAAGAATTTACATAATCATTCATTTCTTCTTGACTTGAAAATTGTTTTAAATAATCGCTTTCTATAATTTCTTCACTTGTTTCTTCACTGATATCTTCAGTGGTTTCATTAGTGTTAATCGCTTCTTCTCCACAAGCGACTAAAGCAAAAAATAGAAAAAGCATTAAGGTAAAGCTTAATAATTTCTTCATAAAAACACCTCCGTTTTTATTCAGTTAATTCTAAAAATAATTCTATGTCTTTCTTAAGTAATTCTAAGGAACTTACCCAAAATTCTTTTTTAGTCACATCAATCCCAGCCAAAGCAGCAACTTCTTCAACTTGCATTTGACCAGTCGCAGCTAATAAATCATCATAAATTTTAACAAAAGCCTCTTTGTCTTCTAAATACTTTGCATACAAGCCTTTTGCGAATAATAAACCGTAAGTATATGGGAAATTATAATAAGATAAACCACCAGAATAATAATGAGGTTTACATATCCACATATAAGGATGTAATAAGTTTTCATCTAAGCCATCGCCATAAGTTTGTTTTTGAGCATCAAGCATTAATTCTTTTAATTCTTTAGCATCAAAAACAGTTTTTTCTCTGCCTTCAAAAACAGATTTTTCAAATATAAAACGAGACATAATATCAACAACAACTTGTGTATAATCTTGCAATGAAGACTCTAATAAAAAGATTTTTTCTTCCTTAGTAGTCACATCCTTTATAGCCGCATTATTAACAATAGTTTCACAGAAAGTTGATGCAGTTTCAGCCACAGGCATGGTGTAAGAACTATTTAAAACAGATTCCTTAAAAATTGCTTCCCCATGATAAGCGTGTCCTAATTCATGAGATAAGGTAATCATATCAGAAAAAGACCCTGTAAAATTAGTCATAACTCGACTTTCTTTAATCACATGCATATTGGCACAAAACGCACCACCTCTTTTGCCTTTTCTTGGAGTATAATCTACCCATTCTTCATCAAAAGCTCTTTTAGCTAAATCATGCAAACTGTTAGAAAAAGTCTTGAAATTCTTTAATATATAAGCGTTGGCTTCTTCAATCGTAAAACTCGTATCATTTTTACCAATAGGTGCAAATAAATCATAGAAAGGCAATCCATTTTTATGACCTAACAATTCAGCTTTTCTTTGTAAGTATTTTCTAAAAATACCGTAATATTCTTTAACAGCTGACTGCATAGCTTCTAAAGTTTCACTCTTCATCCTAGACTTGTTCAATGCCTCAGCCAAAGGTGAGTCAAAATTTCTTGCTTTAGAAACAGTGTTAACTTCTCCTTTAATTGAATTCAAGGCAAAAGCAACAGAATCTTCTATTTTTTTATAGGCATTTAATTCAGCTTCATAAGCTTTTTTTCTTACCTCAGGATCTTTATCAGTGGCTAAATTTCTTA harbors:
- a CDS encoding ribosome maturation factor RimP, which encodes MQVQEIKEKVKSFLENIGFDLYDLEIVKERKETILRIYIDITEGVNMDDVVLATQELNPFIDELDPIEGEYMMEVSSPGAERELRTAEAIKHAINHLVYVETFTQNFEGDLIAFDGDTLTLSIKNKKVKVNYIDVNLIRLAIDFRRRK
- a CDS encoding GNAT family N-acetyltransferase translates to MDYLYDDNRIYSVDDNMILLAEVLFPARDQSRVDITHVFVVPELRGQGVASELMLRAYQFIKSQDLKIVAKCPYAISWFKKHPDYQDIVINVKTKV
- a CDS encoding TrmH family RNA methyltransferase, which translates into the protein MKEITSIKNQLIIETAKLKQKKYRQDKRKFLIEGEHLIKEAYEAGLLEIVFHLGQDLPYEIESYLVTEEIIQKLSDVSSPQGLIGVCHFPQESHISKQVLLCDGIQDPGNMGTLIRSALAFGFESLVVDHCVDVYNPKVIRSTQGALFKINIIEDNIIDFMDKHPIHYYATDLSAQGQFEKKHHEEFGLILGNEGQGVDPEIINKADSVIKLKMKKVESLNVAVAGSILMYELGGNR
- a CDS encoding beta-propeller domain-containing protein, whose amino-acid sequence is MKKLLSFTLMLFLFFALVACGEEAINTNETTEDISEETSEEIIESDYLKQFSSQEEMNDYVNSLAQKTQYYGGDNILTPEAGLDDTNEEDQERHSETNVQVSGVSEMDTIITDGNYIYMAKNQDLRIVDVESMSLVYEDSLIDETDQYYAYAYYHGIYLYEDKLIVLYDQYQRMTDDDQVTPYYWWWGSSNLRIDVLDVSDKSNIQVERQFEFKNTYLVDSRMIEGDFFIMMSSYHWWYDEEIVTPSYKDSLLGDDFINLTYEDIFYYPDSDQVSSYLMVASFNVNQEVSIDLNAYLTYAYEVYMNQENLYISGHVYHYSEEDENYRQYTSISRFKIVEGKLVFQAANQIDGWTLNQFSFDEYEGILRLATTDYIYSQEGVELTNQLYLLDATDNELSIISVLRGLGKPNERIYAVRMSQDIAYVVTFVNTDPLYKIDLSDPYHPVILGELYEEGVSDYLHPINDDLMIGIGRQADNSNGFTIFTGVKVALYDTSGDQPITLETLLVEGEYSYSPVTYDHKLFVEYEWNNSLLFAIPVYAYSYGYGQYYQAIYLYQVDEMNHLSQVSILRNTPSNYYGYIEKAIFINDKIYTISYNEINEFDMLNDFNRTSSIVFNQEVNQGDDSSQVE
- a CDS encoding M3 family oligoendopeptidase; amino-acid sequence: MKKWSLKSLYLGFDDPKYSEDLNQLDQLILEINSQSVDFDNYDQKERKLVKYLENEMLLEALIDKLYHFASLTSSVESTNQEANKMVNLLQTKLTQLTKISTLFTNWMKDYPNLEEDIAHNDFLKEHQFYLNEVKDHAGHLLSTELEVMLAKLRQTGSSSWGRLQSLLTSTLDVEYDGKIITLSEVRNLATDKDPEVRKKAYEAELNAYKKIEDSVAFALNSIKGEVNTVSKARNFDSPLAEALNKSRMKSETLEAMQSAVKEYYGIFRKYLQRKAELLGHKNGLPFYDLFAPIGKNDTSFTIEEANAYILKNFKTFSNSLHDLAKRAFDEEWVDYTPRKGKRGGAFCANMHVIKESRVMTNFTGSFSDMITLSHELGHAYHGEAIFKESVLNSSYTMPVAETASTFCETIVNNAAIKDVTTKEEKIFLLESSLQDYTQVVVDIMSRFIFEKSVFEGREKTVFDAKELKELMLDAQKQTYGDGLDENLLHPYMWICKPHYYSGGLSYYNFPYTYGLLFAKGLYAKYLEDKEAFVKIYDDLLAATGQMQVEEVAALAGIDVTKKEFWVSSLELLKKDIELFLELTE